A part of Desulfobacter sp. genomic DNA contains:
- the lepA gene encoding elongation factor 4, whose amino-acid sequence MKVNHNNIRNFSIIAHIDHGKSTLSDRLIQLSGIIEDRDMKDQILDSMDIERERGITIKSQTVSLPYTAEDGTEYLLNLIDTPGHVDFSYEVSRALASCEGALILADASQGVEAQTLANLYLAMEHDLEILPVINKIDLPSAEIDWVKDQIEEDLGLDSDTALLVSAKTGLGVDKVFQAIVEGIPAPDVQDTGKFKALIFDSHYDAFRGTIVHFRIFEGDIKKGDKIQFMSNNAEYKIEEVGLFQIKRNPQDRLTAGQVGYFIAGIKTISDVKIGDTVTMPDKKCETPLGGFREPTPVVFSSMYPVASDDYEELSEALEKLKLNDASLIYEKDASVALGFGYRCGFLGLLHLEVVQERLEREYNISLILTSPSVQYEITYTNGDVKIIDNPTEYPDPMEITRVREPFINASIIVPDKYMGNVMQVCHEFRGVSTNYQYLTSNRMEMKFTLPLAEVVYEFYDRLKSVTQGYGSFDYEIAGYQETDLVKLDFLINAERVDALSMLIHRDKAEAKARAACKKLREEIPRQQFKIPIQGAIGGKIISRETISAFRKDVTAKCYGGDISRKRKLLEKQKKGKKRMKMVGSVEIPQSAFLSVLKTD is encoded by the coding sequence TTGAAAGTCAACCATAACAATATTAGAAATTTTTCCATCATTGCCCATATTGACCATGGAAAATCCACCCTGTCCGACAGGCTTATCCAATTGTCCGGGATTATCGAAGACCGGGATATGAAAGACCAGATCCTGGACTCCATGGATATTGAGCGGGAGCGGGGCATTACCATCAAATCCCAGACCGTTTCCCTGCCCTATACGGCCGAGGACGGAACCGAGTACCTGCTCAACCTCATTGACACCCCGGGGCATGTGGATTTCTCCTACGAAGTCTCCAGGGCCCTCGCCTCTTGCGAAGGGGCGCTTATCCTGGCCGACGCCAGCCAGGGGGTTGAAGCCCAGACCCTGGCCAACCTCTACCTGGCCATGGAGCACGACCTTGAAATCCTGCCCGTGATAAATAAGATTGATTTGCCGTCGGCTGAAATCGACTGGGTCAAGGATCAGATCGAAGAAGACCTGGGATTGGACTCGGATACGGCCCTGCTGGTTTCAGCGAAGACTGGACTGGGAGTTGACAAAGTATTCCAGGCCATCGTTGAGGGGATACCCGCACCCGATGTACAGGATACCGGAAAGTTCAAGGCTTTGATTTTTGATTCCCATTACGATGCTTTCAGGGGCACCATCGTCCATTTTCGGATTTTCGAAGGGGATATTAAAAAGGGTGACAAGATCCAGTTCATGTCCAACAATGCCGAGTATAAGATCGAAGAGGTGGGGCTGTTCCAGATCAAACGCAATCCCCAGGACCGGTTGACGGCCGGCCAGGTGGGCTATTTCATTGCCGGGATCAAAACCATATCCGATGTGAAAATCGGTGACACCGTGACCATGCCCGATAAAAAGTGTGAAACCCCCCTGGGCGGATTCCGGGAGCCCACCCCCGTGGTTTTTTCATCCATGTACCCCGTGGCATCGGACGATTATGAGGAACTCTCCGAAGCTCTGGAAAAACTCAAACTTAACGATGCCTCCCTGATCTATGAAAAAGACGCCTCCGTTGCCCTGGGATTCGGCTACCGATGCGGGTTTCTTGGGCTGCTGCACCTGGAAGTGGTGCAGGAGCGGCTGGAACGGGAGTATAATATCTCCCTGATCCTTACTTCCCCCTCGGTGCAGTATGAAATCACCTATACCAACGGCGATGTCAAAATCATTGACAACCCCACCGAATACCCGGATCCCATGGAGATCACCCGTGTAAGGGAACCCTTTATCAACGCCTCCATCATCGTGCCGGACAAATACATGGGCAATGTGATGCAGGTCTGCCATGAATTCAGGGGGGTGAGCACCAACTACCAATATCTTACCTCCAACCGCATGGAGATGAAATTCACCCTTCCCCTGGCCGAGGTGGTCTATGAGTTCTATGACCGGCTTAAAAGCGTTACCCAGGGGTACGGGTCCTTTGATTATGAGATTGCCGGATACCAGGAGACCGACCTGGTCAAGCTGGACTTCCTCATCAACGCAGAGCGGGTGGATGCCCTGTCCATGCTCATCCACCGGGACAAGGCCGAAGCCAAGGCCCGGGCGGCCTGTAAAAAACTGAGGGAGGAGATTCCCCGCCAGCAGTTTAAAATTCCCATCCAGGGGGCCATCGGCGGAAAGATTATTTCCAGGGAGACCATTTCGGCCTTTAGAAAAGATGTGACCGCCAAGTGTTACGGCGGAGATATTTCAAGAAAGCGCAAGCTCCTGGAAAAGCAGAAAAAAGGAAAAAAACGGATGAAAATGGTGGGATCGGTTGAAATTCCACAGTCCGCCTTTCTTTCCGTTCTTAAGACCGATTAG
- a CDS encoding sigma-54-dependent Fis family transcriptional regulator, translating to MAAQILLIEDEPRMRQVIAMQLSDLDLTIHEADNGEDALDIFDSQTIHLVITDLKLPRGGGMAVLSHVKDKDPEIPVIVITAYGSIENAVKAIRKGAFDYVTKPFKEETLRESVKKALKISRLTREVRLLRQEIEDQYTFKNIVGTSKKICDVLELAGSVSHTDTSVLITGESGTGKELLSRATHMNSPRSSGPFSTVNCAAIPSNLLEAELFGYEKGAFTGAHKQQKGKFELASGGTLFLDEIGDMALEIQAKFLRILETQEFERLGGNKTITADVRIIAATNKDLWRMVGKKKFRQDLYYRINVFPIHIPPLRERKEDIPDLCAHFIREFSKAFGKRPPSLSERGVEKLLAYGWQGNIRELKNVLERAMILCNGEQILEQHLILNRSQALPMEDITLERIIPLMISEHGMTLESVENRCIRYAMEQTGDNVSKAARLLGLSRATLRYRLEKIEKAD from the coding sequence ATGGCGGCACAGATATTATTGATTGAAGACGAACCCCGGATGCGGCAGGTCATTGCCATGCAGCTTTCGGACCTGGACCTGACCATCCACGAAGCGGATAACGGGGAAGATGCCCTGGATATATTTGACAGCCAGACCATCCATCTGGTGATCACGGACTTGAAACTGCCCCGGGGCGGCGGGATGGCGGTACTCTCCCATGTAAAAGACAAGGACCCGGAGATTCCGGTCATTGTCATCACCGCCTACGGATCCATCGAAAATGCCGTAAAAGCCATTCGGAAAGGGGCCTTTGACTATGTGACCAAACCCTTTAAGGAAGAGACCCTGAGGGAGTCGGTGAAAAAGGCCTTAAAAATCAGCCGGCTTACCCGGGAGGTGCGGCTCCTGAGACAGGAAATCGAAGACCAGTATACCTTTAAAAACATTGTGGGCACCTCCAAAAAAATCTGCGACGTACTGGAACTTGCCGGCTCCGTATCCCATACGGACACCTCGGTGCTCATCACCGGAGAAAGCGGCACGGGCAAGGAACTGCTAAGCCGGGCCACCCATATGAATTCCCCCCGCTCATCCGGACCTTTTTCCACGGTCAATTGTGCCGCCATTCCCTCCAACCTGCTTGAAGCCGAATTATTCGGTTACGAAAAAGGGGCGTTCACCGGGGCGCACAAACAGCAGAAGGGGAAATTCGAACTGGCCTCCGGAGGGACCCTGTTTCTGGATGAAATCGGAGATATGGCCCTGGAGATCCAGGCCAAGTTCCTGCGCATCCTGGAAACCCAGGAATTCGAACGGCTGGGGGGCAACAAGACCATCACCGCCGATGTTCGGATCATTGCCGCCACCAATAAGGATCTGTGGAGAATGGTGGGGAAAAAGAAATTCAGACAGGACCTGTATTACCGGATCAATGTATTTCCCATCCATATTCCGCCTTTGAGGGAACGCAAGGAAGATATTCCTGACCTCTGCGCCCATTTTATCCGTGAATTCTCAAAGGCCTTCGGCAAAAGACCCCCCTCCCTTTCGGAGAGGGGAGTGGAAAAACTGCTGGCCTATGGCTGGCAGGGCAATATCCGTGAACTGAAAAATGTTCTGGAGCGGGCCATGATCCTGTGCAACGGTGAACAAATACTGGAACAGCATCTCATTCTCAACCGCTCCCAGGCGCTGCCCATGGAAGACATCACCCTGGAGCGGATCATTCCTTTGATGATTTCGGAACACGGGATGACCCTTGAATCCGTTGAGAATCGCTGCATCCGGTATGCCATGGAACAGACGGGGGACAATGTTTCCAAGGCGGCCCGGCTCCTTGGATTGTCCCGGGCCACCTTAAGATACCGCCTTGAAAAAATAGAAAAAGCCGATTAA
- a CDS encoding valine--tRNA ligase, whose translation MGSDSLDKGYEPKGIEEKWYSYWMENGYFKAEDKSDKEAFSIVIPPPNVTGVLHMGHALNNVIQDIMCRYRRLLGQNVLWMPGTDHAGIATQNVVERKLAAEGKTRDQLGREEFIEEVWRWREKSGGAIINQLKRLGASCDWDRERFTMDEGLSEAVRKVFVRLYKEGLIYEDQYIINWCPRCRTALADLEVEYQEKDAYLYYIRYPFKGQKKGLTVATTRPETMFGDTAVAVNPNDERFKDMVETEVVLPLTDRTIPIIRDDYVDTEFGTGALKVTPAHDPNDFHLGEKHGLKKLKVIDDGGIMMDAAGQFQGMDRFECRKKAVEALAEQGLLEKKEPLKHSVGNCYRCHTDVEPSISKQWFVKVGPLAEKASEAVRSGRTKIVPDNWTKTYFEWMDNIRDWCISRQIWWGHRIPVWKCPECKAVIVEETDPTACPTCGSKDIVQETDVLDTWFSSALWPFSTMGWPENTDLLKTFYPTNVLVTGFDILFFWVARMMMMGIHFMDEVPFDDVYIHALVRDEHGKKMSKSKGNVIDPLKVIDEYGADAFRFTLAAFAAQGRDVKMSESRVEGYRHFVNKLWNAARFALMHITEADTVIDREKLSLSERWILSRSAATAKAVKEGIENYKFNEAASAAYQFVWHEFCDWFLETAKPALYEKEGTVRRESTRAVLAGVLEDILVILHPFMPFVTEEIYNILPATQGSVMKASYPYSEERYKTDRDADAEKQMEFIFGLISGIRNIRSEMNIQPSMKIKVLANTEDEQEKLLIAENKSVIANLATLESLYFCDADNLPSSAATSVTGNTTCFVSLEGVIDFEKEIKRLEKELEKNTKELMGIQKRLNNDSFLEKAPEAVIDKVKAQHAELQEKQDKISANLDRIREMS comes from the coding sequence ATGGGTTCGGATTCTCTGGATAAAGGATATGAGCCAAAAGGGATAGAAGAAAAATGGTATTCATACTGGATGGAAAACGGCTACTTTAAAGCTGAAGACAAAAGCGATAAGGAGGCTTTTTCCATTGTAATACCCCCGCCCAATGTCACGGGTGTGCTTCACATGGGCCATGCCCTGAATAACGTCATCCAGGATATCATGTGCCGGTACCGCAGACTGCTGGGGCAGAATGTACTCTGGATGCCGGGAACCGACCATGCCGGCATCGCCACCCAGAATGTGGTGGAGCGCAAACTGGCCGCCGAAGGAAAGACCCGGGACCAGCTGGGCCGCGAAGAATTTATCGAAGAGGTCTGGAGGTGGCGGGAAAAATCCGGCGGAGCCATCATTAACCAGCTCAAGCGGCTGGGCGCCTCCTGCGACTGGGACAGAGAACGGTTCACCATGGATGAAGGGTTGTCCGAGGCCGTCCGGAAAGTCTTCGTCCGCCTGTATAAGGAAGGACTGATCTACGAAGACCAGTATATTATCAACTGGTGCCCCAGGTGCCGTACAGCCCTGGCCGACCTTGAGGTGGAATACCAGGAAAAAGACGCCTACCTTTACTATATCCGCTATCCTTTCAAGGGGCAGAAGAAAGGGCTCACCGTGGCCACCACCCGGCCCGAAACCATGTTCGGGGATACGGCTGTGGCTGTCAATCCCAATGACGAGCGGTTCAAGGATATGGTGGAAACCGAGGTGGTTCTCCCCCTCACCGACCGGACCATTCCCATCATCAGAGACGATTATGTGGATACGGAATTCGGCACCGGCGCCCTTAAGGTAACCCCGGCCCATGACCCCAACGATTTCCACCTGGGGGAAAAACACGGGCTGAAAAAGCTTAAGGTCATTGACGACGGCGGCATCATGATGGACGCGGCCGGACAATTCCAGGGGATGGACCGGTTCGAATGCCGGAAAAAAGCCGTTGAGGCATTGGCCGAACAGGGGCTGCTGGAGAAGAAAGAACCCTTAAAGCACAGCGTGGGCAATTGCTACCGCTGCCACACCGACGTGGAGCCTTCCATTTCCAAACAATGGTTTGTCAAAGTCGGTCCCCTGGCTGAGAAAGCCTCTGAAGCGGTGCGGTCCGGCAGGACCAAGATCGTTCCCGATAACTGGACAAAAACCTATTTCGAATGGATGGACAATATCCGTGACTGGTGCATTTCCCGGCAGATCTGGTGGGGACACCGGATTCCGGTATGGAAATGCCCCGAGTGCAAGGCGGTGATCGTAGAAGAAACCGACCCCACTGCCTGCCCCACCTGCGGCAGCAAAGATATCGTCCAGGAAACCGACGTGCTGGACACCTGGTTCTCCTCGGCGCTCTGGCCCTTTTCCACCATGGGCTGGCCAGAAAATACAGATTTGCTCAAAACCTTTTACCCCACCAATGTGCTGGTTACCGGGTTTGACATCCTCTTTTTCTGGGTGGCCCGGATGATGATGATGGGTATCCATTTCATGGATGAGGTCCCCTTTGACGACGTTTATATCCATGCCCTGGTCCGTGATGAACACGGCAAGAAAATGTCCAAGTCCAAGGGCAATGTCATCGACCCCCTGAAGGTCATCGACGAATACGGGGCAGATGCATTCCGGTTCACCCTGGCTGCCTTTGCCGCCCAGGGCAGGGATGTGAAAATGTCCGAGTCAAGGGTGGAAGGCTACCGCCATTTTGTGAACAAACTCTGGAACGCTGCCCGGTTCGCCCTCATGCACATCACTGAAGCGGATACCGTTATTGACCGGGAAAAACTCTCCCTGTCGGAACGCTGGATCCTGTCCAGGTCTGCGGCCACTGCAAAGGCGGTGAAAGAAGGCATTGAAAACTACAAATTCAATGAAGCCGCCTCGGCCGCATACCAGTTTGTATGGCATGAATTCTGCGACTGGTTCCTGGAAACAGCCAAACCTGCCCTTTACGAGAAAGAAGGCACGGTACGCAGGGAATCCACCCGGGCGGTTCTTGCCGGTGTGCTTGAAGACATTCTGGTCATTCTCCATCCTTTCATGCCCTTTGTGACCGAGGAAATCTACAATATTCTTCCGGCCACCCAAGGTTCGGTTATGAAAGCCTCCTACCCATACAGCGAGGAAAGATACAAGACTGACCGGGATGCGGATGCTGAAAAACAGATGGAGTTCATTTTCGGCCTGATCTCCGGTATCCGGAATATCAGAAGCGAGATGAATATCCAGCCCTCCATGAAAATCAAAGTGCTGGCCAATACAGAGGATGAACAGGAAAAATTGCTCATTGCCGAAAACAAATCTGTGATTGCCAACCTGGCCACCCTTGAAAGCCTGTACTTCTGCGACGCAGACAACCTGCCCTCCAGTGCGGCCACCTCGGTCACAGGGAATACCACCTGTTTTGTTTCCCTGGAAGGGGTGATTGATTTTGAGAAAGAAATCAAACGCCTGGAAAAAGAGCTGGAAAAGAATACCAAAGAACTGATGGGGATCCAGAAGCGGCTGAACAATGATTCTTTTCTGGAGAAAGCGCCCGAAGCCGTCATCGACAAGGTCAAGGCCCAGCACGCTGAACTCCAGGAAAAACAGGATAAAATTTCCGCCAACCTGGACCGGATCAGGGAGATGAGCTAA
- the nadC gene encoding carboxylating nicotinate-nucleotide diphosphorylase — MDMVDQIVRLALFEDTGLGDITTESILPESRKGRGIIVAKEDFILAGVDVACRTFREVDAGLECIPRYKDGQSVASGEVVLEVRGDLASQLKGERTALNFLQRLSGIATHTRRFVDTLDNPNVRLVDTRKTTPGWRALEKDAVRAGGGFNHRFALYDGILIKDNHIAVAGSIEVAVALVRARTSHLMKIEVEVSNMEEVDQALAADVDVIMLDNMDLESMTAAVERIKGRAVVEASGNVSLATLKSIAATGVDVISCGALTHQARSVDLSMRINTE; from the coding sequence ATGGACATGGTCGACCAGATTGTCCGGCTTGCCCTGTTTGAAGATACAGGCCTTGGCGACATCACCACAGAAAGCATTCTGCCCGAATCCCGTAAGGGCCGCGGGATTATTGTGGCCAAAGAGGATTTTATTCTGGCCGGTGTCGATGTGGCCTGCCGAACCTTCAGGGAAGTGGATGCGGGCCTTGAATGCATCCCGAGGTACAAGGACGGACAATCTGTCGCCAGCGGAGAGGTGGTCCTTGAGGTCCGGGGAGATCTGGCGTCCCAGCTGAAAGGGGAACGGACTGCGCTTAATTTCCTACAGCGCCTCTCCGGTATTGCCACCCATACCCGCAGGTTTGTGGATACCCTGGATAATCCAAATGTACGCCTCGTTGACACCCGCAAAACCACCCCGGGCTGGCGGGCCCTTGAAAAGGATGCGGTCCGGGCCGGAGGGGGCTTCAACCACCGGTTTGCCCTTTACGACGGGATTCTGATTAAGGATAACCACATTGCCGTGGCCGGTTCCATAGAGGTGGCGGTGGCTCTTGTGCGGGCCAGAACCTCCCATCTCATGAAAATCGAGGTGGAGGTCTCAAATATGGAAGAGGTGGACCAGGCTCTGGCCGCAGATGTGGATGTGATCATGCTGGACAATATGGACCTTGAGTCCATGACAGCCGCCGTTGAAAGGATAAAGGGCCGCGCCGTTGTTGAAGCCTCGGGCAATGTGTCACTGGCTACCCTTAAATCCATCGCAGCCACAGGGGTTGATGTTATTTCGTGCGGTGCGCTCACCCATCAGGCCAGATCCGTCGACCTGAGCATGCGCATCAATACGGAGTAA
- a CDS encoding diguanylate cyclase, with protein MAHAILIVDDDLAIKESVEEYLKLLSYNVRSAENAQEAIEILKTFEADVVLTDIMMQGMDGLELTRVIKTDYDIDVMVMTGYSADYSYEEAIKAGASDFIFKPFRFEELDLRIKRVLRETAFKRERAKLLAEMEQLAITDALTGLYNSRQFFHQIKQEIKRYDRYSRALSLLILDIDFFKNYNDTWGHLEGDKVLMGIGRIISSCLRSMDTAYRYGGEEFAVILPETGLKKACVVGARIKDNIAKEVFTPDNGQTRSVTVSIGAAELKEGEDFTDFIKRTDKALYKSKQTGRNKLTYSD; from the coding sequence ATGGCCCACGCCATTCTGATCGTCGATGATGACCTCGCCATTAAAGAATCAGTGGAAGAATACCTAAAACTGCTTTCCTATAATGTCAGGAGTGCAGAAAATGCACAGGAGGCCATTGAAATCCTCAAGACCTTCGAGGCCGACGTGGTGCTCACCGACATCATGATGCAGGGCATGGACGGGCTGGAACTGACCCGGGTGATTAAAACCGATTACGATATCGATGTCATGGTCATGACCGGGTATTCCGCAGATTATTCTTATGAAGAAGCCATCAAAGCAGGGGCCAGTGATTTTATTTTCAAGCCTTTCAGATTTGAAGAACTGGATCTGAGGATCAAACGGGTGCTCCGGGAGACGGCTTTCAAACGGGAACGGGCCAAACTGCTGGCAGAGATGGAACAGCTGGCCATCACCGACGCCCTCACCGGCCTGTACAATTCCCGGCAGTTCTTCCACCAGATTAAACAGGAAATCAAACGGTATGACCGGTATTCCAGGGCCCTTTCCCTGCTGATTCTGGATATTGATTTTTTTAAAAATTACAATGACACCTGGGGCCATCTTGAAGGGGACAAGGTGCTCATGGGGATTGGAAGAATCATATCCTCCTGCCTGCGGTCCATGGATACGGCCTATCGGTACGGCGGGGAGGAGTTTGCCGTGATCCTTCCTGAAACCGGCCTGAAAAAGGCCTGCGTGGTGGGTGCCAGGATAAAAGACAACATTGCCAAAGAGGTATTTACGCCGGATAATGGCCAGACCCGTTCGGTCACCGTGAGTATCGGCGCCGCAGAACTCAAAGAAGGGGAAGACTTTACCGATTTCATCAAACGGACGGATAAAGCCCTGTATAAATCCAAGCAGACAGGGCGTAACAAACTCACCTACTCTGATTAA
- the maf gene encoding septum formation protein Maf → MEIINTEKIILASGSPRRKELMQTAGLVFDIIPADIDESSIPFNGDPGAYVQNLSARKAEAIAMNHPNAWTVGADTIVVADNTILGKPRDKNDAVAMLTALSGRNHSVFTGFSVIRPAGDISFTQSVETIVTFKPLSREEILWYAGTQEPYDKAGGYGIQGIGSFMVQEIAGSYSNVVGLPVCELIQTLAQLRVIQF, encoded by the coding sequence ATGGAAATTATCAATACAGAAAAAATCATATTGGCATCCGGCTCCCCCAGGAGAAAAGAACTGATGCAGACTGCAGGCCTGGTATTCGATATCATTCCTGCGGATATTGACGAATCATCAATCCCCTTTAACGGGGATCCCGGTGCCTATGTGCAGAACCTGTCCGCCAGAAAGGCGGAAGCAATCGCAATGAACCACCCCAATGCCTGGACCGTTGGTGCGGACACCATTGTGGTGGCAGACAACACCATTCTGGGCAAACCCCGTGACAAAAACGACGCGGTGGCCATGCTGACGGCACTTTCCGGCAGAAACCATTCGGTTTTCACCGGGTTCAGCGTTATCCGCCCCGCCGGAGACATCTCCTTCACCCAGTCCGTAGAAACCATTGTGACATTCAAACCCCTGTCCCGGGAAGAAATCCTCTGGTACGCCGGCACACAAGAGCCCTATGACAAGGCCGGCGGCTACGGCATCCAAGGCATCGGGTCCTTTATGGTACAGGAGATCGCAGGTTCCTATTCCAATGTTGTGGGCCTGCCCGTTTGCGAACTGATTCAGACCCTGGCCCAGCTCAGGGTAATTCAATTTTAA
- a CDS encoding 16S rRNA (uracil(1498)-N(3))-methyltransferase, with product MQKFIVSDATESGQQVRISGQDARHICRVLRLKIGDPLSMTDGRGRDFTGKIDSVSPDRIEVEVEEEGPSQSESALELTLCTAMLKHKKMDEIIKQATQLGITRWIPFYSARSVPRANPKKEKRQMERWQSIAVESLKQCRRSRLVEILAPVPFDEMLDLVKGHSHKIAFWEEGGLPLSRIHYAESHSAAVLIGPEGGFDVQEIEVANGNGFAAYSLGPRILRAETAAVCAAGIVQYLLGDMGGAERG from the coding sequence ATGCAAAAATTTATTGTCTCCGACGCCACTGAATCCGGGCAGCAGGTTCGTATTTCCGGACAGGATGCCCGCCATATCTGCAGGGTGCTCCGGTTAAAAATCGGTGATCCCCTGTCAATGACCGATGGCCGGGGCCGGGATTTTACCGGCAAAATTGACTCTGTCAGTCCGGACCGTATCGAGGTCGAAGTGGAGGAAGAAGGGCCCTCGCAATCCGAATCTGCCTTGGAACTGACCCTGTGTACGGCCATGCTGAAGCATAAAAAAATGGATGAAATTATTAAACAGGCCACCCAGCTTGGTATCACCCGGTGGATTCCTTTTTATTCAGCCCGCTCGGTCCCCCGCGCTAATCCCAAAAAGGAAAAAAGGCAGATGGAACGGTGGCAGTCAATTGCAGTGGAATCCTTGAAACAATGCCGCAGAAGCCGCCTGGTGGAAATTCTGGCCCCTGTGCCCTTTGACGAAATGCTGGATCTCGTCAAAGGCCATTCCCATAAAATCGCATTTTGGGAGGAAGGGGGGCTGCCGCTGAGCCGGATCCATTACGCTGAATCGCACAGTGCTGCCGTGCTCATCGGCCCTGAAGGCGGATTTGATGTACAGGAGATTGAAGTGGCCAACGGCAACGGCTTTGCCGCTTATTCTCTGGGGCCGAGAATCCTCCGGGCTGAAACTGCGGCCGTCTGCGCAGCCGGGATTGTCCAATATCTTTTGGGGGATATGGGAGGGGCTGAAAGAGGGTAA